In Arthrobacter sp. QXT-31, one genomic interval encodes:
- a CDS encoding alternate-type signal peptide domain-containing protein, whose protein sequence is MKNSALIKGTAAITVGAALLLGGGGTLASWNASDTGAPGTIVAGDLNVAAAAGVWKDRANNTININTYKVVPGDKLTYTQNLTVTLTGDKMAATITAAGTGAENGFTPANVVVTAPALTIGSTPVSNPLKTSATVTATITFEFLSSTTGRSDVGKSYNFGSVGFNLNQVTQTGLS, encoded by the coding sequence ATGAAGAACAGCGCACTGATCAAGGGAACCGCCGCCATTACCGTTGGTGCGGCGCTTCTGCTGGGCGGCGGCGGAACCCTGGCCTCCTGGAACGCCTCCGATACCGGCGCCCCGGGCACCATCGTCGCCGGTGACCTGAACGTCGCCGCAGCCGCCGGCGTCTGGAAGGACCGGGCCAACAACACGATCAACATCAACACCTACAAGGTTGTCCCCGGCGACAAGCTCACCTACACCCAGAACCTGACCGTCACCCTGACCGGTGACAAGATGGCAGCCACCATCACCGCCGCCGGCACCGGCGCGGAGAACGGCTTCACTCCCGCGAATGTTGTTGTCACCGCCCCTGCCCTGACCATCGGCAGCACTCCCGTGAGTAACCCGCTGAAGACCTCCGCGACGGTCACCGCCACCATCACGTTCGAGTTCCTGTCCTCCACCACGGGCCGCTCCGACGTCGGCAAGTCCTACAACTTCGGCAGCGTCGGCTTCAACCTGAACCAGGTCACCCAGACGGGCCTGTCCTAG
- a CDS encoding glycosyltransferase, with amino-acid sequence MASVIVCSGPHDGHVSPMLGVARQLMDRGHKVRFLTGPKYEDAVKASGAEFLALGPGADGQPQNSNATGLQAIRDGVKMLIIDPAEGQYVPLTAAIAAEHTDAVLAEISFMAASILTRQPRDSRPPVIACGILPLTLSSPDCAPFGLGLPPGTGPVSRLRNRTLNWLVANVALKDTQRQVDRRMRELGGVGLNGDFFLDWARNADLYAQFTVEEFEYPRSDAPDTLRFFGPMARHAASASVTPKPDWWGELDGSRPVVYVTQGTVSNEDFTALVGPALEGLAGEDVTVVVSTGRRPLSALPPLPANACAAEFLPDAELMPKVAVYVTNGGYGGLHYAMENGVPIVVAGDTEDKPEGAARVAWAGVGLNLKTGRPKPEAIREAVRKILGDGRYRAGSQRIGAAIKASPGVDGLIDEMEAMLRKE; translated from the coding sequence ATGGCTTCAGTCATCGTTTGCAGCGGGCCGCACGACGGCCACGTATCGCCCATGCTCGGAGTGGCCCGGCAGCTGATGGACCGCGGACACAAGGTGAGGTTCCTGACCGGCCCCAAATACGAGGACGCGGTCAAGGCCAGCGGCGCCGAGTTCCTGGCTCTGGGGCCGGGCGCGGACGGGCAGCCGCAAAACAGCAATGCGACCGGGCTGCAGGCGATCCGCGACGGCGTGAAGATGCTCATCATCGACCCGGCCGAGGGCCAGTACGTGCCGCTCACCGCCGCCATTGCCGCCGAGCACACGGACGCCGTCCTCGCGGAGATCAGCTTCATGGCGGCCTCCATCCTCACCCGTCAGCCCCGGGACAGCCGACCTCCGGTCATCGCCTGCGGCATCCTCCCCCTGACCCTGTCCAGCCCGGACTGCGCACCCTTCGGACTCGGGCTGCCGCCCGGAACCGGGCCAGTTTCCCGCCTGCGGAACAGGACGCTGAACTGGCTCGTGGCCAACGTCGCGCTCAAGGACACGCAGCGGCAGGTGGACCGGCGGATGCGCGAGCTGGGCGGGGTGGGCCTGAACGGCGACTTCTTCCTCGACTGGGCACGCAACGCCGACCTCTATGCCCAGTTCACCGTGGAGGAGTTTGAGTACCCGCGCTCGGATGCCCCGGACACCCTCCGCTTCTTCGGACCCATGGCCCGGCATGCCGCCTCGGCATCGGTGACCCCGAAGCCGGACTGGTGGGGTGAACTGGACGGCTCCCGCCCGGTGGTCTACGTGACGCAGGGGACCGTCTCCAACGAGGACTTCACCGCCCTGGTGGGCCCTGCACTGGAGGGCCTTGCGGGGGAGGACGTCACCGTCGTGGTCAGCACCGGACGCCGTCCGCTGTCAGCGCTTCCGCCGCTTCCGGCCAATGCCTGCGCCGCGGAGTTCCTGCCGGACGCGGAGCTCATGCCGAAGGTCGCCGTTTACGTCACGAACGGCGGCTACGGCGGCCTCCACTACGCCATGGAAAACGGCGTGCCCATCGTGGTCGCCGGGGACACCGAGGACAAACCGGAGGGGGCTGCCCGGGTGGCCTGGGCCGGCGTCGGACTTAACCTCAAAACGGGACGGCCCAAGCCGGAGGCGATCCGCGAAGCCGTGCGGAAGATCCTGGGTGACGGCCGGTACCGGGCCGGGAGCCAGCGGATCGGGGCTGCCATCAAGGCTTCACCGGGAGTGGACGGGCTGATCGACGAGATGGAAGCGATGCTGCGGAAGGAGTGA
- a CDS encoding GAF and ANTAR domain-containing protein, which produces MSTADQSDDFEQLHALITNTADIRGFLDGMTGFAAAMMTRSTGHRIECAVTLNRRKRRASIAGSSNEAVMLDEIEQHLGQGPCEDALRTGAPVLVADVATDPRWPQYRESLEAAGCRSVLGIPLTLGPDASAVLNFFAPASGLFTEDAIADAEVFAVVAGQALHLALRIAAADQLAENLRAAMESRTAIDLACGIIMAQNRCSHDQAFEILRRGSSTRNQKLHALAEEIVAGVSGAPVAAAHFED; this is translated from the coding sequence ATGAGTACTGCCGATCAGTCGGACGATTTCGAGCAGCTGCATGCCCTGATCACCAATACCGCGGACATCAGGGGCTTCCTCGACGGGATGACTGGTTTCGCTGCCGCCATGATGACGCGTTCCACAGGCCACCGGATTGAATGCGCCGTGACGCTGAACCGGCGCAAGCGCAGGGCGTCGATTGCGGGCAGCAGTAATGAGGCAGTCATGCTGGACGAGATCGAACAGCACCTGGGCCAGGGACCCTGCGAGGACGCGCTTCGGACGGGTGCCCCGGTGCTCGTCGCTGATGTCGCCACCGATCCGCGCTGGCCGCAGTACCGCGAGAGCCTCGAGGCGGCCGGGTGCCGGAGCGTTCTGGGCATCCCGCTCACACTGGGGCCGGACGCGTCCGCGGTCCTGAACTTTTTCGCCCCGGCCAGCGGCCTGTTCACGGAGGACGCCATTGCCGACGCCGAGGTCTTCGCCGTCGTGGCCGGGCAGGCACTGCATCTGGCGCTGCGGATCGCCGCCGCCGACCAGCTCGCCGAAAACCTCAGGGCAGCCATGGAAAGCCGGACCGCGATCGACCTGGCCTGCGGCATCATCATGGCCCAGAACCGCTGCTCCCACGACCAGGCCTTTGAGATCCTGCGGCGCGGCTCCAGCACACGGAACCAGAAGCTGCATGCCCTCGCCGAGGAGATTGTCGCGGGGGTTTCCGGCGCACCGGTGGCGGCGGCCCACTTCGAGGACTGA
- a CDS encoding class I SAM-dependent methyltransferase, whose protein sequence is MDGPGNGSDALKRLQHPRFARAYARAVGQMNRRGATENRRRVLAGLHGTVIEVGAGDGSAFALYPSAVTRVLALEPDDYLRSLALDRAATAAVPVTVLPAAAERIPADDGSADAVVASLVLCSVADQAAALAEIRRVLRPGGTLAYYEHVRSERPVLAAVEDLLTPAWRRIAGGCHLNRDTLGSIIEAGFTIQDNQRFGFSVQALTPPVAHILGHATRS, encoded by the coding sequence ATGGACGGTCCAGGGAACGGCAGCGATGCGCTGAAGCGGCTCCAGCACCCGCGCTTCGCCCGCGCGTACGCGCGCGCGGTCGGGCAGATGAACCGCCGCGGCGCCACGGAAAACCGCCGCCGCGTGCTGGCCGGCCTGCACGGGACGGTCATTGAGGTCGGCGCCGGTGACGGATCGGCCTTTGCGCTCTACCCGTCGGCAGTCACCCGCGTCCTGGCCCTCGAGCCCGACGATTACCTCAGAAGTCTCGCCCTGGACCGCGCCGCCACGGCCGCCGTGCCGGTGACGGTGTTGCCTGCCGCGGCCGAGCGTATCCCGGCCGACGACGGCAGCGCGGATGCCGTCGTCGCCAGCCTTGTGCTGTGCAGCGTCGCTGACCAGGCTGCCGCCCTCGCGGAGATCCGGCGCGTCCTGCGCCCGGGCGGGACCCTTGCCTACTACGAGCATGTCCGCTCCGAGCGCCCCGTCCTGGCCGCCGTGGAAGACCTTCTCACCCCGGCATGGCGGCGCATTGCCGGAGGATGCCACCTTAACCGGGACACCCTCGGCTCCATCATTGAGGCCGGATTCACCATCCAGGACAACCAGCGGTTCGGCTTCTCCGTCCAGGCCCTGACCCCTCCCGTGGCGCATATCCTCGGCCACGCGACGCGGTCCTGA
- a CDS encoding DUF305 domain-containing protein — MNKKFLTLSTAAFAAAIALAGCGGGSGSGTATTGTDTSTPATTSATAPTGAATVAAEHNAADTMFAQMMIPHHAQAVKMSDMMLAKKDIPANVTALAEKIKAAQAPEIEMMTGWLKSWNEPTAAPGGHGMSTHGSGSSTHGSGSGSGMGSGMGSGMMSDDDMKKLDAAQGTEAAKLFLTQMTVHHQGAIMMAKTEESTGQNPDAVALAKAIITAQEKEIQEMKDLLATL; from the coding sequence ATGAACAAGAAATTTCTGACCCTTTCCACGGCAGCCTTCGCGGCGGCGATCGCCCTGGCCGGCTGCGGCGGCGGATCCGGCAGCGGCACCGCCACCACCGGTACGGACACCTCCACGCCGGCCACCACATCCGCAACTGCGCCGACTGGCGCTGCAACCGTCGCCGCGGAACACAACGCGGCGGACACGATGTTCGCGCAGATGATGATCCCCCACCACGCCCAGGCCGTGAAGATGAGCGACATGATGCTCGCTAAGAAGGATATTCCGGCGAACGTCACGGCCCTGGCGGAGAAGATCAAGGCCGCGCAGGCCCCGGAGATTGAAATGATGACCGGCTGGCTCAAGAGCTGGAACGAACCCACTGCAGCGCCCGGCGGACACGGCATGTCCACCCACGGCTCGGGCTCGTCCACTCACGGCTCTGGCTCGGGCTCGGGCATGGGCTCCGGCATGGGGTCCGGGATGATGAGCGACGACGACATGAAGAAACTCGACGCCGCACAGGGCACGGAAGCCGCGAAGCTGTTCCTGACCCAGATGACCGTCCACCACCAGGGCGCCATCATGATGGCCAAGACCGAGGAAAGCACCGGACAGAACCCCGACGCCGTTGCCCTGGCGAAGGCCATCATCACCGCCCAGGAGAAGGAAATCCAGGAGATGAAGGACCTGCTGGCCACTCTCTGA
- a CDS encoding bifunctional NAD(P)/FAD-dependent oxidoreductase/class I SAM-dependent methyltransferase, producing MNSQVKEMQDVIVVGGGAAGLSVAMMLARSRRSVVVVDAGSPRNAPADGVHGLLGRDGMSPLELLSRGREEARCYGAGIVDGEVTDVSHAPHGFTVTLRSGDVLQGHRLLIATGLVDELPDIPGVRERWGRDVLHCPYCHGWEVRDRRIGVIASGPMSVHQALMFRQLSDQVTFFAQDHGLDAGDRARFDALGIAVITGRVAAVEVNDDQITGVLLADGTVVDVEVVVVGPRMVARSELFAGIGIQATVHPAGAFIETDEFGATSVPGVWAAGNSSDLSAQVGAAAAAGARAAQHINALMVTDDADRAVAGHVTKVGSPAPDHDHTPTHSFDKDYWEQHWQEGPGFEARNAVNPHLLREVGGLAAGSALDAGCGTGAEAVWLASRGWQVTAADISAAALNRASAHASATESPEVSGRVQWTEADLETWDPGRTFDLVTTHYAHPTMPQLDFYDRIASWVAPGGTLLIVGHRDQWQDQGHGHSHDDERGHQDHPPAKATATAAAITARLDPAVWDVVTADEVNRTLGNGGREVNLHDVVVRARRCA from the coding sequence ATGAACAGCCAAGTCAAAGAGATGCAGGACGTGATAGTCGTGGGCGGCGGTGCGGCGGGGCTGAGTGTGGCCATGATGCTCGCCCGGTCGCGGCGGAGCGTGGTGGTGGTGGACGCGGGGTCGCCGCGCAACGCCCCCGCCGACGGTGTCCACGGACTGCTGGGCCGTGACGGGATGAGCCCGCTCGAGCTGCTGTCCCGCGGCCGGGAGGAGGCCCGCTGCTACGGCGCCGGGATCGTGGACGGGGAGGTCACCGACGTTTCGCACGCACCGCACGGGTTCACGGTGACTCTGCGCAGCGGCGACGTGCTCCAGGGGCACCGGCTGCTGATCGCCACTGGCCTGGTCGACGAGCTGCCGGACATCCCCGGGGTGCGCGAGCGGTGGGGCCGGGACGTCCTGCACTGCCCGTACTGCCATGGCTGGGAGGTCCGGGACCGCCGGATCGGCGTGATCGCGTCCGGGCCCATGTCGGTCCACCAGGCACTCATGTTCCGGCAGCTCAGTGACCAGGTCACCTTCTTTGCCCAGGACCACGGGCTCGACGCCGGTGATCGGGCCAGGTTCGACGCCCTGGGAATCGCGGTCATCACCGGCCGCGTCGCCGCCGTCGAGGTTAACGACGACCAGATCACGGGCGTTCTCCTGGCTGACGGGACAGTTGTCGACGTCGAGGTGGTCGTAGTGGGGCCGCGGATGGTGGCGCGCTCCGAACTGTTCGCCGGCATCGGGATCCAGGCCACCGTGCACCCGGCCGGCGCGTTCATCGAGACCGACGAGTTCGGCGCCACCTCGGTGCCGGGTGTCTGGGCGGCCGGCAACTCCTCCGACCTGAGCGCCCAGGTGGGCGCCGCCGCTGCGGCCGGTGCCCGGGCTGCCCAGCACATCAATGCCCTTATGGTCACGGACGACGCCGACCGGGCCGTCGCAGGGCACGTCACCAAGGTTGGTTCCCCGGCACCCGACCATGACCACACGCCTACGCACTCGTTCGACAAGGACTACTGGGAGCAGCACTGGCAGGAGGGTCCAGGCTTCGAGGCCCGGAACGCGGTGAACCCCCATCTGCTCCGTGAGGTCGGTGGGCTCGCCGCAGGCTCCGCGCTCGATGCCGGATGCGGCACCGGCGCCGAGGCAGTCTGGCTGGCGTCCCGGGGCTGGCAGGTGACCGCGGCGGACATCTCTGCCGCAGCCCTGAACCGGGCCAGCGCCCATGCGTCCGCCACGGAAAGTCCGGAGGTCAGCGGACGCGTGCAGTGGACCGAAGCCGACCTGGAGACCTGGGATCCGGGCCGCACCTTCGACCTCGTGACCACGCACTATGCCCACCCCACGATGCCCCAGCTCGACTTCTACGACCGCATCGCCTCGTGGGTCGCGCCCGGCGGCACTCTGCTCATCGTCGGCCACCGCGACCAGTGGCAAGATCAGGGCCACGGGCACAGCCATGACGACGAACGCGGCCACCAGGACCATCCCCCGGCCAAGGCGACCGCCACCGCCGCAGCCATCACGGCCCGACTCGACCCCGCCGTCTGGGACGTGGTCACCGCCGACGAGGTGAACAGGACCCTGGGCAACGGCGGGCGCGAGGTGAATCTGCACGACGTTGTTGTCCGCGCCCGCCGATGCGCCTGA
- a CDS encoding copper-translocating P-type ATPase, with the protein MKDHTAHVAPHEATAEHAEHSATAAPTPAQAAGVGHGSHTEQGPRTGHNAHDDDHVVHTHGQHAGHSTAMFKNRFWLTLALSVPVVYFSPMFAHLLGYMPPEFPGSAWIPPVLGTVIYLYGGQPFLRGGVHELKARRPGMMLLIGMAISVAFVASWVTSLGIGGFDLDFWWELALLVAIMLLGHWIEMRALGSAQGALDALAALLPDEAERITDAGTETVSVSELRAGDLVLVRSGARMPADGTVTEGRAEFDESMITGESKTVPRSPGDTVVAGTVATDNSVRVRITAVGDDTALAGIQRLVAEAQASSSRAQALADRAAAFLFYFAAGAGVISFIVWTLLGSVPEAVTRTVTVLVIACPHALGLAIPLVIAISTEQAARAGVLIKNRMALERMRTVDVVLFDKTGTLTKGEPEVRDVAAADGVGRVELLALAAAVEADSEHPVARAIVRAARDQGLSVPSATGFSSMTGRGVSAQVDGRRVQVGGPSLLRELAVTEPAELAATTGAWMDRGAAVLHVLADGQVLGAVSLEDAVRTESRQAVAALQDRGIKVAMITGDARQVAQAVAGELNIDEVFAEVLPADKDKKVTELQNRGLKVAMVGDGVNDSPALARAEVGIAIGAGTDVAMESAGVVLAGNDPRAVLSMVDLSRASYRKMWQNLVWATGYNVISVPLAAGVLAFAGIMLSPAAGAVLMSVSTIVVALNAQLLRRVKLNPAQVR; encoded by the coding sequence ATGAAAGACCACACCGCGCACGTCGCACCGCACGAGGCAACAGCCGAACACGCGGAGCACAGCGCAACCGCCGCCCCGACACCTGCCCAGGCCGCCGGCGTCGGACACGGTTCACACACGGAACAGGGTCCGCGTACGGGACACAACGCCCACGACGACGACCACGTGGTCCACACCCACGGCCAGCACGCCGGACACAGCACGGCGATGTTCAAGAACAGGTTCTGGCTGACCCTGGCACTGTCCGTTCCCGTGGTCTATTTCAGCCCGATGTTCGCCCACCTGCTGGGCTACATGCCGCCCGAGTTCCCCGGATCCGCCTGGATCCCGCCGGTCCTGGGCACCGTCATCTACCTCTACGGCGGCCAGCCCTTCCTCCGGGGCGGCGTGCATGAGCTGAAGGCCCGCCGCCCGGGCATGATGCTGCTGATCGGCATGGCCATCAGCGTCGCGTTCGTTGCCTCATGGGTGACCAGCCTGGGCATCGGCGGCTTCGATCTCGACTTCTGGTGGGAGCTCGCCCTGCTGGTGGCCATCATGCTCCTGGGCCACTGGATCGAGATGCGCGCCCTCGGATCAGCACAGGGAGCGCTTGACGCCCTGGCCGCGCTGCTGCCGGACGAGGCCGAGCGCATTACCGACGCCGGCACCGAAACCGTCAGCGTCTCCGAACTCCGGGCCGGGGACCTGGTGCTGGTCCGCTCCGGGGCGCGGATGCCCGCCGACGGCACGGTGACCGAGGGGCGCGCCGAGTTCGACGAGTCGATGATCACCGGCGAATCCAAGACGGTGCCCCGCTCCCCCGGGGATACCGTCGTTGCCGGCACGGTTGCCACCGACAACTCGGTCCGGGTACGCATCACCGCCGTCGGGGACGATACCGCCCTGGCCGGCATCCAGCGCCTCGTGGCCGAGGCCCAGGCTTCATCGTCCCGGGCCCAGGCCCTCGCGGACCGGGCTGCTGCCTTCCTCTTCTACTTCGCCGCCGGCGCCGGCGTCATCAGCTTCATCGTCTGGACCCTGCTGGGCAGCGTTCCTGAGGCCGTCACCCGCACTGTCACCGTCCTGGTCATCGCCTGCCCGCACGCCCTGGGCCTGGCCATCCCGCTGGTCATCGCCATCTCCACCGAGCAGGCCGCCCGTGCCGGCGTGCTGATCAAGAACCGTATGGCGCTGGAGCGGATGCGGACCGTCGACGTCGTTCTCTTCGACAAGACCGGCACGCTCACCAAGGGCGAGCCGGAAGTCCGGGATGTTGCAGCGGCCGACGGCGTGGGCCGGGTTGAGCTGCTGGCGCTGGCTGCCGCTGTGGAAGCGGACAGCGAACATCCTGTGGCGCGCGCGATCGTGCGGGCGGCCCGGGACCAGGGCCTTTCCGTTCCTTCCGCCACGGGATTCAGTTCGATGACGGGCCGGGGCGTGAGTGCCCAAGTGGACGGCCGGAGGGTGCAGGTGGGCGGCCCTTCCCTGCTGCGGGAACTCGCGGTCACCGAACCCGCGGAGCTCGCGGCAACCACCGGAGCCTGGATGGACCGCGGCGCGGCCGTGCTGCACGTCCTGGCCGACGGACAGGTGCTGGGCGCCGTCAGCCTCGAAGACGCCGTCCGTACTGAATCGCGGCAGGCCGTCGCGGCCCTGCAGGACCGGGGCATCAAGGTGGCCATGATCACCGGCGACGCCCGGCAGGTGGCCCAGGCCGTGGCGGGCGAGCTGAACATCGACGAGGTCTTCGCCGAGGTCCTGCCCGCGGACAAGGACAAGAAGGTCACTGAACTGCAGAACCGCGGCCTGAAGGTGGCGATGGTCGGTGACGGCGTCAACGACTCACCCGCCCTGGCCCGGGCTGAAGTGGGCATCGCGATCGGTGCCGGGACCGACGTCGCCATGGAATCCGCTGGCGTGGTGCTGGCCGGCAACGACCCCCGGGCCGTGCTGTCCATGGTGGACCTGTCCCGCGCAAGCTACCGGAAGATGTGGCAGAACCTGGTCTGGGCGACGGGCTACAACGTCATCTCTGTCCCTTTGGCGGCGGGCGTGCTCGCCTTCGCCGGCATCATGCTCTCCCCCGCGGCCGGTGCCGTGCTCATGTCGGTGTCCACCATCGTCGTCGCACTTAACGCCCAGCTGCTGCGCCGGGTGAAACTGAACCCGGCCCAGGTTCGTTGA
- a CDS encoding helix-turn-helix domain-containing protein, which translates to MDDSIDRTLDALGPRLKRLRQRRDLSLTDLASETGISVSTLSRLESGLRRPTLEQLLPLARAHGLTIDELVDAPPTGNPRINLRPIPSGDGSVILPLTRRPGGIQAYKIVKPAGDDNAEPELRTHEGYDWVYVLNGTLRLVLAEHDLLLKAGEAAEFDTRTPHWFGATSDGPVEFLSLFGRQGERAHLRAAPRDPKASAADD; encoded by the coding sequence ATGGACGACTCCATCGACCGGACGCTCGATGCCCTCGGCCCGCGCCTGAAGCGCCTGCGCCAGCGCCGCGACCTTTCGCTCACCGACCTTGCCAGCGAGACGGGGATTTCGGTCAGCACCCTGTCCAGGCTCGAGTCCGGGCTGCGGCGGCCGACCCTGGAACAGTTGCTCCCCCTGGCGCGCGCCCACGGCCTGACCATCGACGAGCTTGTGGACGCTCCGCCCACCGGGAACCCGCGGATCAACCTGCGCCCCATCCCGTCCGGCGACGGCTCGGTGATTCTCCCCCTGACCCGCCGCCCCGGTGGCATCCAGGCCTACAAAATCGTCAAGCCCGCCGGCGACGACAACGCTGAACCCGAGCTTCGGACGCACGAGGGGTATGACTGGGTGTACGTCCTCAACGGAACGCTCCGGCTGGTCCTCGCCGAGCACGACCTGCTGCTCAAGGCGGGCGAAGCCGCGGAATTCGACACACGGACCCCGCACTGGTTCGGTGCCACCAGCGACGGCCCGGTGGAGTTCCTCAGCCTGTTCGGCCGGCAGGGCGAGCGGGCCCACCTCCGGGCCGCCCCGCGCGACCCGAAGGCGAGTGCCGCTGACGACTGA
- a CDS encoding four-helix bundle copper-binding protein, with protein MTHHITAMLNAHPGGTGSEDKEKLAACIAACFQCAQACTACADSCLAEETVADLTRCIRTDLDCAGICAATGAIVTRQTGDSSAIVRSMLEACRTACAVCAAECEKHAHMHEHCRICAEASRRCEDACTALLESLS; from the coding sequence ATGACGCACCACATCACCGCGATGCTCAATGCCCACCCCGGAGGCACCGGTTCGGAGGACAAGGAGAAGCTAGCAGCGTGCATTGCCGCCTGCTTCCAGTGCGCCCAGGCCTGTACCGCCTGCGCCGATTCCTGCCTGGCCGAGGAAACGGTGGCTGACCTGACCCGGTGCATCCGCACCGACCTGGACTGCGCCGGCATCTGCGCCGCGACCGGTGCCATAGTCACCCGTCAGACCGGCGACAGCTCCGCGATCGTCCGGTCCATGCTCGAGGCCTGCCGTACCGCCTGCGCCGTTTGCGCTGCCGAATGCGAAAAGCACGCACACATGCACGAACACTGCAGGATCTGCGCCGAAGCCAGCCGGCGCTGTGAAGACGCCTGCACCGCGCTACTGGAGTCACTCAGCTAG
- a CDS encoding F510_1955 family glycosylhydrolase has translation MPFPPTDRARRVPALAAVVLFTLSVSACAAPEPAATSPAGAATHSQGPALPSAHIHGLAVDPDTGQVLLATHDGLFDATKRPAAKIGGTNDLMGFTPGKEQGVFYASGHPGEGSSLPNPLGLIRSRDGGKTWELLSRQGESDFHALTSTKSGIVAYDGTLRVSPDGKAWTSVKAAFAPAVLAGHPDSDTVLATTGDGLQRSIDGGATWTLNSAAPVIQFAGFASPGEAAGVEPDGTVHVSADGGATWTRTGRVDGGVQAMSVVKGQKWKPWIWAATDSGIVVSTDGGATFRPADAD, from the coding sequence TTGCCTTTTCCCCCCACCGACCGGGCCCGTCGGGTGCCCGCCCTGGCCGCCGTCGTCCTCTTCACGCTTTCGGTTTCGGCCTGTGCCGCCCCGGAGCCGGCCGCCACAAGTCCGGCGGGTGCCGCCACGCACAGCCAGGGCCCGGCCCTCCCCAGCGCGCACATCCACGGCCTGGCCGTTGACCCGGATACCGGACAGGTGCTCCTGGCCACCCACGACGGCCTGTTCGACGCCACGAAGCGGCCCGCCGCCAAAATCGGCGGGACCAACGACCTCATGGGTTTCACTCCCGGGAAAGAGCAGGGCGTGTTCTACGCTTCCGGCCATCCCGGCGAGGGTTCCAGCCTGCCCAATCCGCTGGGACTCATCCGGTCACGGGACGGCGGGAAAACGTGGGAGCTGCTCTCCCGCCAGGGAGAGTCCGACTTCCATGCCCTCACCAGCACCAAATCCGGGATCGTCGCCTATGACGGCACCCTGCGTGTCAGCCCGGACGGCAAGGCATGGACGAGCGTGAAGGCGGCGTTCGCTCCCGCAGTCCTGGCAGGGCATCCGGACAGTGACACCGTCCTCGCCACCACCGGCGACGGCCTTCAGCGTTCAATCGACGGCGGCGCCACATGGACGCTGAACAGCGCCGCACCGGTGATCCAGTTTGCCGGGTTCGCGAGCCCCGGCGAGGCCGCCGGCGTAGAACCGGACGGCACCGTCCACGTCTCGGCCGACGGCGGAGCCACCTGGACCAGGACAGGCCGCGTTGACGGCGGGGTCCAGGCCATGTCCGTCGTGAAGGGCCAGAAGTGGAAGCCCTGGATCTGGGCCGCCACGGACAGCGGCATCGTTGTTTCCACGGACGGTGGGGCCACGTTCCGGCCCGCGGACGCGGACTGA